The Coffea arabica cultivar ET-39 chromosome 4e, Coffea Arabica ET-39 HiFi, whole genome shotgun sequence genome includes a window with the following:
- the LOC113742002 gene encoding beta-galactosidase 17 yields MKDRLPKRPGNVSLSSSSCTSGSRRPPPVAASAGGTVIKLLTMARKQSRRRTAIFILVICFAALGTLAPVFAPLPSSLSSRSNSHHNLKKSDGRSFEIADDKFWRDGEQFQIIGGDLHYFRVLPEYWEDRLLRAKALGLNTIQTYVPWNLHEPRQGELVFEGIADIISFLKLCHKLNLLVMLRAGPYICGEWDLGGFPAWLLAIEPALRLRSSDPPFLELVDSWWNILLPKMSPLLYTNGGPIIMVQIENEFGSYGNDKAYLHHLVKLARGHLGNDVILYTTDGGSRETLEKGTISGDAVFSAVDFTTGDDPRPIFALQKKFNEPGKSPPLSAEFYTGWLAHWGEKIASTSATFTADSLEKILSMNASVVLYMAHGGTNFGFYNGANSGADESDYKPDLTSYDYDAPIRESGDVDNAKYKALQRVISKYTVEEPTSVPPDNQRATYGRIELQKSAFLFDIVDYPELISVVESEIPLSMESVGQMFGFVLYASEYTSKGNRSVLSIPKVHDRAQVFISCTSDDNRKRPIYIGTISRGSNRAIDLPHFNCVSRTKLYILVENMGRLNYGPYIFDKKGILSSVYVGGRPLFKWRMLSIPFHNLNEGRKISSIVSDAYSKFIKVSSLEDLNYRRHRDNLEPTFYTGRFAIDQVKDTYLSFNGWSKGIAFVNEFNIGRYWPSVGPQCNLYVPAPILREGENVVVILELESASSKLSLSSTDRPDFTCGSIG; encoded by the exons ATGAAAGATAGACTGCCCAAAAGACCCGGCAATGTTAGTCTTAGTAGCAGCAGCTGCACCAGTGGCAGTAGGAGGCCACCACCAGTAGCCGCCTCTGCCGGCGGAACAGTTATTAAACTTCTAACAATGGCGAGAAAACAGAGCCGCCGGAGAACTGCAATTTTCATCCTCGTGATTTGTTTTGCGGCCTTGGGAACTCTGGCGCCAGTATTTGCTCCTTTGccttcttctctctcttctcGCTCCAATTCTCATCACAAccttaaaaag AGTGATGGTCGAAGCTTCGAGATAGCGGATGACAAGTTCTGGAGAGATGGGGAGCAATTTCAGATAATTGGTGGGGACTTGCATTATTTTCGTGTTCTTCCCGAG tactGGGAAGATAGACTGCTGAGAGCGAAGGCGTTGGGCTTGAATACCATTCAAACTTATGTTCCATGGAATTTGCACGAGCCAAGGCAAGGCGAATTGGTATTTGAGGGCATTGCAGATATAATTTCATTTCTGAAACTCTGCCACAAATTGAATTTACTGGTTATGCTTCGAGCTGGGCCTTATATATGTGGAG AGTGGGATTTGGGTGGCTTTCCTGCATGGTTACTTGCCATTGAACCGGCACTTCGGCTGAGATCCTCTGACCCCCCTTTCCTTGAGTTG GTTGACAGCTGGTGGAATATCCTACTTCCAAAAATGTCACCTCTTCTTTACACCAATGGAGGCCCTATCATTATGGTACAG ATCGAAAATGAATTTGGTTCTTATGGGAATGACAAAGCTTACCTGCATCATTTGGTCAAATTAGCAAGAGGACACCTTGGAAATGATGTAATTCT GTATACAACAGATGGTGGTTCAAGGGAAACTCTTGAGAAAGGAACAATTTCTGGAGATGCTGTCTTTTCAG CTGTGGACTTCACAACTGGGGATGATCCAAGGCCGATATTTGCCTTGCAAAAGAAGTTCaatgagccagggaaatcaccACCTCTTTCTGC GGAATTTTATACTGGTTGGCTTGCACACTGGGGGGAGAAAATTGCAAGTACGAGTGCAACTTTCACTGCAGATTCCCTAGAAAAGATTTTGTCAATGAATGCGTCTGTTGTGCTTTAT ATGGCACATGGTGGAACAAACTTTGGATTTTACAATGGCGCCAATAGTGGTGCAGATGAGTCAGACTACAAGCCTGATCTTACATCTTATGACTAT GATGCACCTATTAGAGAATCTGGTGATGTGGATAATGCAAAGTACAAAG CTCTACAAAgagttatttcaaagtataccGTGGAAGAGCCCACTTCAGTTCCTCCTGATAATCAAAGAGCCACATATGGACGTATAGAGTTACAGAAGTCAGCTTTCCTTTTTGATATAGTTGACTATCCAGAACTCATTTCAGTAGTTGAATCTGAAATCCCACTATCAATGGAGTCTGTCGGTCAG ATGTTTGGCTTTGTACTATATGCATCTGAGTACACCTCAAAAGGCAATAGAAGTGTGTTGTCCATACCAAAG GTGCATGACAGAGCTCAAGTGTTTATATCATGTACTTCTGACGATAACAGGAAAAGACCAATTTACATTGGCACCATCTCAAGAGGGTCAAATCGAGCCATTGATCTTCCTCATTTTAATTGTGTCTCCCGAACAAAACTATATATTTTG GTTGAAAATATGGGTCGTCTGAATTATGGGCCATACATATTTGACAAGAAG GGCATTTTATCTTCTGTTTATGTGGGTGGAAGGCCTTTGTTTAAGTGGAGAATGCTTTCAATTCCTTTTCACAACCTAAATGAAGGCCGAAAAATCTCTTCCATTGTTTCAGATGCATATTCCAAGTTCATTAAAGTATCTTCACTCGAAGATCTGAATTATAGAAGACATA GGGATAATCTGGAGCCAACTTTCTACACGGGTCGATTTGCTATTGACCAAGTCAAAGACACGTACCTTTCTTTCAATGGGTGGAGTAAGGGGATTGCTTTTGTTAATGAATTTAATATTGGGCGATATTGGCCG TCAGTTGGACCACAGTGTAACCTATACGTCCCAGCTCCAATACTTCGAGAGGGGGAAAATGTTGTG GTTATTCTGGAGTTAGAGTCTGCGAGCTCCAAGCTTTCTTTGAGCTCAACTGACCGGCCAGACTTCACTTGTGGTTCAATTGGTTGA
- the LOC113742003 gene encoding uncharacterized protein: protein MTIKPTVALRAILVGGVAAFAKIAGALKAAGGVKVGAAAAAVTAAATAARSGSKQESKDSPKQPSK, encoded by the coding sequence ATGACGATAAAACCAACAGTTGCCCTAAGAGCTATCCTTGTTGGTGGAGTAGCTGCATTTGCAAAAATTGCGGGTGCTCTTAAAGCTGCAGGTGGTGTAAAAGTAGGTGCAGCTGCTGCTGCCGTGACAGCTGCAGCAACTGCAGCCAGGTCAGGGTCAAAGCAGGAATCAAAGGATTCTCCTAAACAGCCATCAAAATGA